One Silene latifolia isolate original U9 population chromosome 4, ASM4854445v1, whole genome shotgun sequence DNA segment encodes these proteins:
- the LOC141653580 gene encoding uncharacterized protein LOC141653580 gives MAATLDDHLPPSSNTTAIDAYDPNFVPDSVKTFVVHLYRHIRDKNVYEIHQMYETSFQSLSDRLFKDTPWPSVDAVAPYVDNDHVFCLLYREMWFRHLFARLSPSLKHRIDSWDNYCNLFQVVLHGVVNMQLPNQWLWDMVDEFVYQFQSFCQFRAKMKSKTDQEIALLRQFDQAWSVYGVLNYLQALVDKSMIIEILEQEKVGLEQFTANDGYDYSGGSNVLRVLGYFSMVGLLRVHCLLGDYHTGLKCLKPIDISQQGVYTTVIGSHISTIYHYGFANLMLRRYVVAIREFNKVLSYIYKTKQYHQKSPQYEQILKKNEQMYALLAVCISLCPQTKLVEETVNSQLREKYGEKMNRMQRYDDEAFALYDELFSYACPKFITPSAPNYIEPLVNYNQDAYRLQLKLFLYEVKQQQLLAGVRTFLKVYSTISLGKLATHMEVDEATLRTILMTYKHKTHTVGAEGKIISNADIDFYLDDDMIHLVESKPSKRYGDYFLRQIAKLEGVMNEMDRIKLE, from the exons ATGGCGGCGACACTCGATGACCACCTCCCACCATCCTCCAACACAACCGCCATTGATGCATACGATCCAAACTTCGTCCCAGACTCAGTCAAAACCTTCGTAGTACACCTCTATCGCCACATCCGCGACAAAAACGTATATGAAATCCACCAGATGTACGAAACTTCTTTCCAAAGTTTATCCGATCGTCTCTTCAAAGATACGCCATGGCCTTCCGTCGACGCTGTCGCACCTTACGTCGATAATGACCATGTGTTCTGCCTATTGTATCGCGAGATGTGGTTTCGACATTTGTTTGCTCGGCTTTCGCCTTCGCTGAAACATCGTATTGATTCATGGGATAATTACTGTAATTTGTTTCAGGTTGTGTTGCATGGTGTTGTGAATATGCAGCTTCCAAATCAGTGGCTTTGGGATATGGTTGATGAGTTTGTTTATCAGTTTCAGAGTTTTTGTCAGTTTAGGGCTAAGATGAAGAGTAAAACTGATCAGGAGATTGCTTTATTGAGGCAGTTTGATCAG GCTTGGAGTGTGTATGGTGTGCTAAACTATCTGCAAGCACTGGTTGACAAGTCCATGATCATCGAGATTTTGGAGCAGGAAAAAGTTGGCCTGGAACAATTTACTGCAAACGATGGGTATGATTATAGTGGAGGAAGTAATGTATTGCGGGTATTGGGGTATTTCAGCATGGTCGGCTTGCTTAGGGTCCACTGTCTGCTGGGGGATTACCACACTGGATTGAAGTGTCTAAAGCCGATTGACATAAGTCAGCAAGGTGTATACACCACCGTCATAGGAAGCCACATCTCCACTATCTATCATTATGGCTTTGCAAACCTCATGCTACGAAG ATACGTTGTTGCGATTCGTGAATTCAACAAAGTTCTGTCTTATATTTATAAGACAAAACAGTATCATCAAAAATCGCCACAGTATGAGCAAATACTGAAGAAAAATGAGCAGATGTATGCTTTGCTGGCAGTTTGTATTTCTCTTTGTCCTCAGACGAAGCTTGTAGAGGAAACTGTGAATTCTCAGTTGAGGGAGAAGTATGGAGAGAAGATGAATAGGATGCAAAGATATGACGATGAGGCATTTGCCTTGTACGACGAGCTATTTTCGTACGCATGCCCCAAATTTATCACTCCATCAGCTCCAAACTATATTGAACCTCTTGTCAATTACAATCAG GATGCTTACAGACTACAGCTGAAGCTGTTCCTTTATGAAGTAAAGCAGCAACAATTGTTGGCTGGTGTTAGAACCTTCTTGAAGGTTTACTCTACCATCTCTCTTGGGAAGCTTGCTACTCACATGGAAGTGGACGAAGCTACTTTGAG GACAATCTTGATGACatacaaacacaaaacacatactgTTGGTGCCGAGGGAAAAATTATCTCCAATGCAGACATTGATTTCTATCTTGATGAT GATATGATCCACCTTGTTGAATCTAAGCCATCCAAGCGATATGGCGATTACTTTCTCCGTCAAATTGCCAAG CTTGAAGGTGTGATGAATGAGATGGACAGGATAAAGTTGGAGTAG